Proteins encoded in a region of the Paenibacillus sp. E222 genome:
- the gcvPA gene encoding aminomethyl-transferring glycine dehydrogenase subunit GcvPA has product MSKHRYIPMTEQDQSAMLATIGVETIEDLFHDIPQEIRYQGELPVSSKLDEYALTRHMSKQAGANANFETHASFLGAGIYDHHVPSVINHVISRSEFYTAYTPYQPEISQGELQAIFEFQSYICELTGMAVANASMYDGATAFAEAGNLAAAATRRKQLIVSRTVHPESRQVLQAYAHGLNLEIVEIGYQNGVTDWDALQAAVSDDTAAVMIQSPNFFGAVENVKQAADLAHAHKSLLVVSANPLSLGLLEAPGKLGADIVVGDAQPLGIAASLGGPTCGYFAVSQAHMRRIPGRIVGQTTDRNGKRGFVLTLQAREQHIRREKATSNICSNQALLALSASVYMSIMGKQGMIDVADLNLQKSHYALNTLTAIPGVSLTFTAPTFNEFVIQLPQGTNVEPLQLKLLDAGFIGGYELGRDYPELAGHMLIAVTERRSKEEIDEFARVLEGSL; this is encoded by the coding sequence ATGAGCAAGCATCGCTACATTCCCATGACCGAGCAGGATCAGAGTGCCATGTTGGCAACCATCGGTGTGGAAACGATTGAGGATCTGTTCCATGACATTCCACAGGAGATTCGCTATCAGGGTGAACTGCCCGTTTCCTCCAAACTGGATGAATATGCACTGACACGTCATATGTCGAAGCAGGCGGGAGCCAATGCCAACTTCGAGACACACGCCAGCTTCCTGGGCGCAGGCATTTACGATCACCACGTTCCCTCTGTCATTAATCATGTCATCTCCCGTTCCGAGTTCTACACTGCCTATACACCCTATCAACCCGAGATCAGCCAAGGAGAATTGCAGGCGATTTTCGAGTTTCAATCTTACATTTGTGAGTTAACAGGCATGGCCGTAGCCAATGCCAGCATGTACGATGGTGCAACTGCATTTGCGGAAGCAGGCAATCTGGCCGCAGCAGCAACCCGCCGCAAACAGCTGATTGTGTCACGTACCGTGCACCCTGAGTCCCGTCAGGTATTGCAAGCTTACGCACACGGCCTCAATCTGGAGATTGTTGAGATTGGATATCAAAATGGAGTAACAGACTGGGATGCCCTGCAAGCCGCCGTTTCCGATGACACCGCAGCCGTCATGATCCAGAGCCCGAACTTCTTCGGCGCCGTGGAAAATGTAAAACAGGCCGCAGACCTTGCGCATGCGCACAAGAGCCTGCTCGTGGTCAGCGCCAACCCGCTATCGCTGGGTCTGCTGGAAGCCCCAGGCAAGCTGGGTGCTGACATCGTTGTTGGCGATGCACAGCCCCTTGGTATCGCCGCTTCACTCGGCGGCCCAACATGCGGATACTTCGCCGTATCCCAGGCTCATATGCGTCGGATTCCTGGCCGAATTGTAGGCCAGACAACGGACCGCAACGGCAAGCGTGGTTTTGTACTCACGCTGCAAGCACGGGAACAGCATATCCGCCGGGAAAAGGCGACGTCCAACATCTGTTCCAACCAGGCGTTACTCGCGCTGAGCGCCTCTGTCTATATGTCTATTATGGGTAAACAAGGCATGATCGACGTCGCTGATCTGAATTTGCAAAAGAGCCATTATGCCCTTAACACGCTTACCGCAATTCCAGGCGTCTCTCTTACATTTACCGCCCCTACATTCAATGAGTTTGTGATCCAACTGCCTCAAGGAACAAACGTGGAACCACTGCAACTGAAATTGCTCGATGCAGGTTTCATTGGCGGGTATGAACTTGGACGTGATTATCCAGAGCTCGCCGGACATATGCTGATTGCGGTTACGGAACGACGCAGTAAGGAAGAGATCGATGAATTCGCACGTGTATTGGAGGGATCGCTGTGA
- the gcvPB gene encoding aminomethyl-transferring glycine dehydrogenase subunit GcvPB codes for MTTVTNQTASPAPEQSLIFELSSPGRVAYSLPECDVPRQAVDSLIPRELLRSEAAALPEVFEVDVIRHYTALSRRNFGVDNGFYPLGSCTMKYNPKINEDVARYNGFAKIHPYQHESSIQGALELLYTLQNDLAGLTGMDAVTLQPAAGAHGEWTGLMMIRAYHEGRGEQRTKVIVPDSSHGTNPASATVAGFETVTIPSRADGLVDLDALRAAVGSDTAALMLTNPNTLGLFEKDIQEIASIVHQAGGLLYYDGANSNAIMGITRPGDMGFDVVHLNLHKTMSTPHGGGGPGAGPVGVKSRLIPFLPKPMVIKNDEGIYALDREGDQSIGRVKAYYGNFGILVRAYAYIRTYGPEGLRRVSECAVLNANYMMARLAPYYEIPYPGVCKHEFVMSGRGLKQYGVRTLDVAKRLLDFGYHPPTVYFPLNVEECIMIEPTETESKETLDGFIDTMIRIAKEAEETPELVLNAPYSTPVTRLDETTAARKPVLNCACS; via the coding sequence ATCACAACAGTCACTAATCAGACTGCCTCTCCAGCACCGGAGCAATCGTTGATTTTCGAACTCAGCAGTCCGGGTCGGGTCGCTTATTCCTTGCCTGAATGCGACGTTCCCCGTCAAGCTGTGGATTCCCTGATTCCCCGGGAATTGCTCCGGTCTGAAGCAGCAGCATTGCCTGAGGTTTTTGAAGTTGACGTCATTCGCCACTACACTGCCCTGTCTCGTCGTAATTTCGGGGTAGATAACGGATTCTATCCACTGGGTTCTTGTACGATGAAATATAATCCGAAGATTAATGAGGATGTGGCCCGTTACAACGGGTTCGCCAAAATTCACCCCTATCAGCACGAATCCAGCATTCAAGGTGCACTTGAGCTGCTCTACACGTTGCAAAATGACCTTGCCGGACTAACCGGTATGGACGCCGTTACGCTGCAACCTGCCGCTGGTGCACATGGCGAATGGACCGGGCTCATGATGATCCGCGCCTACCACGAAGGCCGTGGTGAACAGCGTACAAAAGTTATCGTACCGGACTCTTCTCACGGGACCAACCCGGCAAGTGCAACCGTAGCAGGTTTCGAAACGGTAACGATCCCTTCCCGCGCAGACGGGCTGGTGGATCTGGACGCACTTCGCGCAGCTGTTGGTTCGGACACCGCAGCGCTCATGCTGACTAACCCGAACACACTCGGCCTTTTTGAAAAAGACATTCAGGAGATTGCCTCCATTGTGCACCAGGCAGGTGGCCTGCTGTACTACGATGGAGCCAACTCCAATGCCATTATGGGCATCACTCGGCCTGGCGATATGGGCTTCGATGTGGTGCATCTGAATTTGCACAAAACAATGAGTACTCCGCACGGCGGAGGTGGACCTGGTGCCGGCCCGGTTGGCGTGAAGAGCCGCTTGATTCCATTTCTGCCGAAACCGATGGTCATCAAAAATGATGAGGGTATATATGCATTGGATCGTGAAGGTGATCAATCCATTGGCCGGGTCAAAGCGTACTATGGTAACTTCGGTATTCTGGTCCGCGCCTATGCCTACATTCGTACTTATGGACCTGAAGGCTTACGTCGGGTATCTGAATGTGCGGTGCTCAATGCCAACTACATGATGGCTCGTCTCGCACCTTACTACGAGATTCCGTATCCAGGCGTATGCAAACATGAATTTGTTATGTCTGGCCGGGGGTTGAAGCAGTACGGTGTACGTACACTGGATGTTGCCAAACGATTGCTTGATTTTGGGTATCACCCGCCAACCGTGTACTTCCCACTGAACGTGGAGGAGTGCATCATGATTGAACCAACGGAAACCGAGAGCAAAGAAACCCTTGATGGGTTCATCGATACGATGATTCGTATTGCCAAGGAAGCAGAAGAGACACCTGAACTGGTACTCAATGCCCCTTATAGCACACCGGTTACCCGTCTGGATGAAACAACAGCAGCCCGTAAACCTGTATTGAACTGCGCTTGCAGTTAA
- the gcvT gene encoding glycine cleavage system aminomethyltransferase GcvT: MSDLLRTPLFPLYQQYEGVRCIDFGGWELPVQFSGIQKEHEAVRERAGLFDVSHMGEFTVQGEHAEAFLQHMTTNDVTTLVPGQAQYTLMCYPDGGVVDDLLIYKLKEQHYMLVVNASNIDKDWAWLQQHMTPGVTMTNDSDQTALLALQGPLAVDILRTVTDTDVSSIEPFRFVANAKVCGVTLLLSRTGYTGEDGFELYVPAEQAAEVWNGLMQAGEGHGLVPTGLGARDTLRFEAKLPLYGQELSATISPLEAGVGMFVKLNAGPFIGHEALLQQKNDGPARKLVGIEVLERGIPRPHYPIYAEGVQIGEVTTGTQSPTLKRNLGLALIDSKYAALGTPLEIEIRGKKLKAEVVKTPFHKRTRESKTPTQGADQA; this comes from the coding sequence ATGTCCGATTTGCTTAGAACCCCACTCTTTCCACTCTATCAGCAATATGAAGGCGTACGATGCATTGATTTTGGCGGTTGGGAGCTCCCGGTACAATTCAGTGGAATTCAGAAAGAGCATGAAGCGGTGCGAGAACGTGCCGGATTATTTGATGTATCCCACATGGGCGAATTCACCGTCCAAGGTGAACACGCGGAAGCTTTTTTACAGCACATGACCACCAATGATGTAACAACACTCGTTCCCGGTCAGGCCCAATACACGTTAATGTGTTATCCGGATGGCGGCGTGGTCGATGATCTGCTGATCTATAAACTGAAAGAACAGCATTATATGCTGGTCGTTAACGCCTCCAACATCGACAAGGACTGGGCATGGCTGCAACAGCACATGACGCCAGGCGTAACGATGACCAATGATTCGGATCAAACGGCGCTGCTTGCTCTGCAAGGTCCGCTGGCAGTGGATATTCTCAGAACGGTGACAGACACCGATGTGTCATCGATTGAGCCTTTCCGCTTTGTGGCAAATGCGAAGGTATGTGGCGTTACATTGCTGTTATCCCGCACCGGATACACGGGTGAAGATGGCTTTGAGCTATACGTTCCTGCAGAACAAGCCGCTGAGGTCTGGAACGGATTGATGCAAGCCGGAGAAGGTCACGGACTCGTTCCGACTGGACTAGGAGCTCGGGATACGCTGCGCTTTGAAGCCAAGCTTCCTCTGTATGGACAGGAATTGTCTGCAACCATCTCACCGCTGGAGGCTGGCGTTGGCATGTTTGTGAAGCTAAATGCAGGCCCGTTTATCGGACATGAAGCCTTGTTGCAGCAAAAAAATGATGGGCCTGCGCGCAAGCTGGTCGGCATCGAAGTACTGGAGCGCGGCATCCCTCGCCCTCATTATCCCATTTACGCCGAAGGCGTGCAGATTGGTGAAGTGACCACAGGCACCCAGTCGCCTACGTTGAAACGTAATCTGGGGCTGGCCTTGATTGACAGCAAATATGCTGCATTGGGTACCCCGCTGGAGATTGAGATTCGTGGCAAGAAACTAAAAGCCGAGGTCGTGAAGACCCCTTTTCATAAACGGACACGTGAATCAAAGACACCTACTCAAGGAGCTGATCAAGCATGA